The following coding sequences are from one Vibrio syngnathi window:
- the sdhC gene encoding succinate dehydrogenase cytochrome b556 subunit has product MSEPVKERKTRPVNLDLQTIHFPITAIASILHRVSGVITFVAIGILLWLLSISLSSPVGFMEASDIVDGFFVKFILWGILTALAYHIAGGIRHLLMDLGHFEELESGAKSAKVAFAATAVLSLLAGILVW; this is encoded by the coding sequence GTGAGCGAGCCCGTGAAAGAAAGAAAGACAAGACCTGTTAATTTAGATTTACAGACCATCCACTTTCCTATCACAGCAATAGCTTCCATCCTACACCGTGTGTCTGGGGTGATTACTTTTGTTGCGATCGGAATTCTGCTTTGGTTACTATCCATTTCCCTCTCTTCCCCTGTAGGCTTTATGGAAGCTAGCGACATTGTCGACGGTTTCTTCGTGAAGTTTATTCTGTGGGGCATTTTAACCGCTTTGGCTTACCACATTGCTGGTGGTATTCGTCACCTTCTTATGGACCTTGGTCACTTTGAAGAGCTGGAATCTGGCGCTAAGAGCGCGAAGGTTGCATTCGCAGCAACAGCGGTATTGTCTCTACTAGCGGGGATCTTAGTATGGTAA